A DNA window from Citrobacter tructae contains the following coding sequences:
- the sufS gene encoding cysteine desulfurase SufS, which yields MTFPIEKVRADFPVLTREVNGLPLAYLDSAASAQKPNQVIDAEAEFYRHGYAAVHRGIHTLSAQATEKMENVRKLVSLFIHARSAEELVFVRGTTEGINLVANSWGTSNVRAGDNIIISEMEHHANIVPWQMLCARVGAELRVIPLNDDGTLQLDILPTLFDERTQLLAITHVSNVLGTENPLAEMIELAHQHGAKVLVDGAQAVMHHKVDVQALDCDFYVFSGHKLYGPTGIGVLYARESLLQEMPPWEGGGSMIATVSLSQGTTWAKAPWRFEAGTPNTGGIIGLGAAIEYVSALGLDEISEYEQFIMRYALEQLAEVPDLTLYGPDNRLGVISFNLGKHHAYDVGSFLDNYGIAVRTGHHCAMPLMARYNVPAMCRASLAMYNTHEEVDRLVTGLVRIHRLLG from the coding sequence ATGACATTTCCAATTGAAAAAGTGCGGGCCGACTTTCCTGTCCTGACGCGTGAAGTGAACGGCCTGCCGCTGGCTTATCTGGACAGCGCCGCCAGTGCGCAAAAACCGAATCAGGTGATTGATGCTGAAGCTGAGTTTTACCGCCATGGCTATGCGGCGGTTCACCGCGGCATTCATACCTTAAGCGCTCAGGCGACGGAAAAAATGGAGAATGTGCGTAAGCTGGTGTCGCTGTTTATTCACGCCCGCTCCGCTGAAGAGTTGGTATTTGTGCGCGGTACGACCGAAGGCATTAACCTGGTGGCCAACAGTTGGGGTACCAGCAATGTGCGGGCGGGGGATAACATCATCATTAGCGAGATGGAGCACCATGCCAATATCGTCCCATGGCAGATGCTGTGCGCCCGCGTGGGCGCGGAGCTACGCGTCATCCCGCTGAATGACGATGGTACCTTGCAACTGGATATCCTGCCGACGCTGTTTGACGAACGCACTCAACTGCTGGCTATTACCCATGTATCTAACGTGCTGGGCACCGAAAATCCGTTAGCTGAGATGATCGAGCTGGCGCACCAGCACGGCGCAAAAGTGCTGGTCGATGGTGCGCAGGCGGTGATGCATCACAAGGTGGACGTGCAGGCGCTGGATTGCGACTTTTATGTCTTCTCGGGACATAAACTCTATGGCCCCACCGGTATCGGCGTGCTGTATGCCCGCGAGTCGCTACTACAGGAGATGCCGCCCTGGGAAGGTGGAGGGTCGATGATAGCGACGGTCAGCCTGAGTCAGGGAACGACCTGGGCCAAAGCCCCCTGGCGTTTTGAGGCAGGAACGCCTAACACCGGTGGCATTATTGGCCTGGGTGCCGCCATTGAGTATGTGAGTGCGCTAGGGCTTGATGAAATCAGCGAGTATGAGCAGTTCATAATGCGTTATGCGCTAGAACAACTGGCGGAAGTGCCAGATTTGACGCTATACGGGCCGGATAACCGTCTGGGAGTGATTTCGTTTAACCTCGGCAAACACCACGCTTATGACGTCGGCAGTTTTCTTGATAACTACGGCATCGCCGTGCGCACAGGACATCACTGCGCCATGCCACTGATGGCGCGTTATAACGTCCCTGCGATGTGTCGGGCATCTCTGGCAATGTATAACACCCATGAAGAGGTGGATCGCCTGGTCACAGGTCTCGTACGAATTCACCGCCTGCTGGGATAA
- the sufB gene encoding Fe-S cluster assembly protein SufB — protein MSRNTEATDDVNTWAGGHLNYKEGFFTQLKTDELAKGINEEVVRAISAKRNEPEWMLEFRLNAFRAWLTMEEPHWLKAHYDKLNYQDYSYYSAPSCGNCDETCASEPGAVQQTGANAFLSKEVEDAFEQLGVPVREGKEVAVDAIFDSVSVATTYRAKLAEQGIIFCSFGEAIHDHPELVRQYLGTVVPGNDNFFAALNAAVASDGTFIYVPKGVRCPMELSTYFRINAEKTGQFERTILVADEGSYVSYIEGCSAPVRDSYQLHAAVVEVIIHKDAEVKYSTVQNWFPGDGNTGGILNFVTKRALCEGENSKMSWTQSETGSAITWKYPSCILRGDNSIGEFYSVALTSGHQQADTGTKMIHIGKNTKSTIISKGISAGRSQNSYRGLVKIMPTATNARNYTQCDSMLIGADCGAHTFPYVECRNNSAQLEHEATTSRIGEDQLFYCLQRGISEEDAISMIVNGFCKDVFSELPLEFAVEAQKLLAISLEHSVG, from the coding sequence ATGTCGCGTAACACTGAAGCAACTGACGATGTCAACACTTGGGCTGGCGGACACCTCAATTATAAAGAGGGGTTCTTCACCCAACTAAAAACAGATGAACTGGCGAAAGGCATCAATGAAGAGGTCGTGCGGGCAATTTCCGCGAAACGCAACGAACCGGAATGGATGCTGGAGTTTCGCCTGAATGCGTTCAGGGCGTGGCTGACAATGGAGGAGCCGCACTGGCTAAAAGCGCATTACGATAAGCTGAATTATCAGGATTACAGCTATTACTCCGCACCTTCCTGCGGCAACTGCGATGAAACCTGTGCCTCTGAGCCGGGAGCGGTACAACAAACGGGTGCGAATGCGTTTTTAAGTAAAGAGGTTGAGGACGCTTTCGAACAGCTTGGCGTGCCGGTGCGTGAAGGTAAAGAGGTGGCGGTCGATGCCATTTTTGACTCGGTGTCGGTGGCGACTACCTATCGTGCAAAGCTGGCAGAACAGGGGATTATTTTCTGTTCGTTCGGTGAGGCCATTCACGATCACCCGGAACTGGTGAGGCAATATCTCGGCACCGTGGTACCAGGCAACGACAATTTTTTTGCCGCGTTAAATGCGGCGGTTGCTTCAGACGGTACGTTTATCTACGTGCCAAAAGGTGTGCGCTGCCCGATGGAGCTTTCTACCTATTTCCGTATTAATGCGGAAAAAACGGGTCAGTTCGAGCGCACCATTCTGGTGGCGGATGAAGGCAGCTACGTCAGCTACATTGAGGGCTGTTCGGCACCGGTGCGTGACAGTTATCAACTACATGCGGCGGTGGTAGAAGTGATCATCCACAAAGATGCCGAAGTGAAATACTCGACGGTGCAAAACTGGTTCCCCGGCGATGGTAATACCGGCGGTATTCTGAACTTCGTCACCAAACGCGCATTGTGTGAAGGCGAAAATAGCAAAATGTCGTGGACCCAGTCGGAAACCGGTTCGGCCATTACCTGGAAATACCCGAGCTGTATTTTGCGCGGCGACAACTCTATTGGCGAATTTTATTCCGTTGCGCTGACCAGCGGTCATCAGCAGGCGGATACCGGTACCAAGATGATCCATATCGGCAAGAACACCAAATCAACCATTATCTCTAAAGGGATCTCCGCTGGGCGCAGTCAGAACAGTTATCGAGGTCTGGTAAAAATCATGCCGACGGCCACTAACGCCCGCAACTATACCCAATGCGACTCGATGCTGATTGGCGCGGACTGTGGGGCGCACACCTTCCCATATGTGGAGTGTCGCAACAACAGCGCCCAGCTTGAACACGAAGCTACGACTTCACGTATTGGTGAAGATCAGCTGTTCTATTGCCTGCAACGTGGAATCAGCGAAGAGGATGCTATCTCGATGATCGTCAACGGGTTCTGTAAAGACGTGTTCTCCGAACTGCCGCTGGAGTTCGCCGTGGAAGCGCAAAAACTGCTTGCCATCAGTCTTGAACACAGCGTCGGTTAA
- the sufA gene encoding Fe-S cluster assembly scaffold SufA — translation MELHSGTFNPHDFAWRGLTLTPAAAAHIRELVAKQPDMLGVRLGVKQTGCAGFGYVLDTVSKPEKDDLLFETDGARLYVPLQAMPFIDGTEVDFVREGLNQLFKFHNPKAQNECGCGESFGV, via the coding sequence ATGGAATTGCATTCAGGAACATTTAATCCGCACGATTTTGCATGGCGCGGGTTGACGTTAACGCCAGCCGCCGCGGCGCATATTCGTGAGTTGGTGGCAAAACAGCCCGATATGCTGGGCGTGCGGTTAGGTGTGAAGCAAACGGGATGTGCGGGGTTTGGCTATGTGCTGGATACCGTCAGCAAACCGGAAAAAGACGATCTACTGTTTGAGACGGATGGCGCCAGGCTGTATGTACCGTTACAGGCGATGCCGTTTATCGATGGCACTGAGGTCGATTTTGTTCGTGAAGGATTAAATCAGTTATTTAAATTTCATAACCCAAAAGCCCAGAACGAATGCGGCTGTGGCGAAAGTTTTGGGGTATAG
- the sufC gene encoding Fe-S cluster assembly ATPase SufC, protein MLSIKDLQVSVEDKAILRGLSLEIRPGEVHAIMGPNGSGKSTLSATLAGRDDYEVTGGTVEFNGKDLLELSPEDRAGEGIFMAFQYPVEIPGVSNQFFLQTALNAVRSYRDEEALDRFDFQDLMEEKIALLKMPEDLLTRSVNVGFSGGEKKRNDILQMAVLEPQLCILDESDSGLDIDALKIVADGVNSLRDGKRAFIIVTHYQRILDYIKPDYVHVLYQGRIVKSGDFTLVKQLEEQGYGWLSEQQ, encoded by the coding sequence ATGTTAAGCATTAAAGATTTACAGGTCAGTGTGGAAGATAAGGCGATCCTGCGCGGGCTCAGTCTTGAAATTCGCCCCGGAGAAGTCCACGCCATTATGGGACCGAACGGTTCCGGGAAAAGTACGCTGTCTGCAACGCTCGCTGGACGTGATGACTACGAAGTCACCGGCGGGACGGTAGAGTTCAATGGTAAGGATTTACTGGAACTGTCGCCGGAAGACCGGGCCGGTGAAGGCATCTTTATGGCGTTTCAGTACCCGGTGGAAATCCCCGGTGTCAGCAATCAGTTTTTCCTGCAAACCGCGCTCAATGCGGTACGCAGTTACCGTGACGAAGAGGCCCTGGACCGATTCGACTTCCAGGATTTGATGGAAGAGAAAATAGCGCTGCTGAAGATGCCGGAAGATTTGCTCACCCGCTCGGTGAACGTTGGATTCTCCGGCGGTGAGAAAAAGCGCAATGATATTTTGCAGATGGCGGTGCTGGAGCCTCAGCTGTGCATTCTCGACGAGTCTGACTCGGGGCTGGACATCGACGCGCTAAAAATTGTCGCCGATGGCGTGAATTCGTTGCGCGACGGTAAGCGCGCATTCATTATCGTCACTCACTACCAGCGCATCCTCGACTATATCAAACCCGATTACGTCCATGTTTTGTATCAGGGACGCATTGTTAAGTCCGGCGATTTCACGCTGGTTAAACAGCTGGAGGAGCAAGGATATGGCTGGCTTAGTGAACAACAGTAA
- a CDS encoding LysR family transcriptional regulator, producing the protein MDRVMAATVFNHICDLGSLSAAARALGLSRPMVSRYLDEMEKWAGVRLIHRSSRRLTITPAGEEALTKTRSLAQLSLDISAASAAEVPSGTLRVACAHFTAMHILAPVLPGFLARFPELRIEVEINNQPVSLVGERIDVAIRITDSPEPGTIARRLGDCESVLCASVDYLRQHGTPQNFDELAQHNCLYYSGFAGKSWHFRDEQGDAVSVAIKGNLSAGISALLCESALAGMGIALVPEKEAREGLEQGQLMRLLPQFQPRRLPIYGLYLSREHQPAGLRLLLDALHETLV; encoded by the coding sequence ATGGACAGAGTGATGGCGGCAACTGTATTTAACCATATCTGCGATTTGGGTAGCCTGAGCGCCGCTGCGCGAGCGCTGGGGCTTTCCAGACCGATGGTCAGTCGTTATCTCGACGAGATGGAAAAATGGGCGGGCGTGAGGTTGATCCACCGTTCATCGCGTCGATTGACCATTACTCCCGCTGGGGAAGAAGCGTTAACTAAGACGCGGTCGCTGGCGCAACTGTCGCTGGATATCAGCGCCGCCAGCGCGGCGGAGGTGCCATCCGGTACGTTACGTGTGGCCTGCGCTCATTTTACCGCCATGCATATTCTTGCACCGGTGTTGCCCGGTTTTTTGGCGCGTTTTCCTGAACTGCGTATTGAGGTTGAAATTAACAATCAGCCGGTGAGTCTGGTCGGCGAGCGCATTGATGTAGCGATCCGCATAACGGATAGCCCTGAACCCGGTACCATCGCCCGTCGTCTTGGTGATTGTGAGTCGGTGTTGTGCGCATCGGTGGACTATCTGCGTCAGCATGGTACTCCGCAAAACTTTGACGAACTCGCTCAGCATAATTGTCTCTACTACAGCGGCTTTGCCGGAAAATCCTGGCACTTTCGAGATGAGCAGGGCGACGCCGTTTCGGTGGCGATCAAGGGAAATCTCAGTGCGGGCATCTCTGCTCTGTTATGTGAATCGGCGCTGGCCGGTATGGGCATTGCTCTGGTGCCTGAAAAAGAGGCGCGTGAAGGGCTGGAGCAGGGCCAGTTGATGCGGCTTTTGCCTCAGTTCCAGCCGCGTCGCCTGCCAATTTACGGTTTATATCTGTCGCGTGAGCATCAACCGGCAGGTCTGCGTCTGCTGTTGGATGCTTTACATGAGACCTTGGTCTGA
- the sufD gene encoding Fe-S cluster assembly protein SufD, giving the protein MAGLVNNSNVLQQWHRLFESQGETRSQHAQQHMQQMLRLGLPTRKHEDWKYTPLEGLANGQFVSRFAAISPAQCNALAAGIDAVRLVFVDGQFCEALSDSVDGSGFDITIDDAHLPLPAPIQPEVFLHLTESLSRSVTRIQVKRNQRPAKPLLLMHITQGLAGDDVNTAHYRHHLELAEGAEATLIEHYVSLNELKHFTGARVTMNVAANAHLHHIKLAFENPVSHHFAHNDIQLGADATAISHSFLLGDAVLRHNTSTQLNGENTTLRINSLAMPVKNEVCDTRTWLEHNKGYCNSRQLHKTIVSDKGRAVFNGLINVAQHAIKTDGQMTNNNLLLGKLSEVDTKPQLEIYADDVKCSHGATVGRIDDEQMFYLRSRGIGQQDAQQMILYAFAAELTEALRDETLKQQVLARIAQRLPGGVA; this is encoded by the coding sequence ATGGCTGGCTTAGTGAACAACAGTAACGTGCTGCAGCAGTGGCACCGTCTGTTTGAGTCGCAGGGCGAAACCCGCTCACAGCATGCGCAGCAGCACATGCAGCAAATGCTGCGTCTGGGGCTGCCCACGCGTAAGCACGAAGACTGGAAATACACACCGCTGGAAGGACTCGCCAACGGTCAGTTTGTCAGTCGTTTTGCCGCGATAAGCCCGGCGCAGTGCAATGCGCTGGCGGCTGGTATTGATGCCGTGCGTCTGGTGTTTGTCGACGGGCAATTTTGCGAAGCGCTTAGCGACAGTGTGGACGGCAGCGGTTTTGATATTACCATCGATGATGCACACTTGCCGCTACCGGCACCGATTCAGCCAGAAGTCTTTCTGCACCTGACGGAAAGCCTGTCGCGCAGCGTGACGCGCATTCAGGTGAAGCGTAATCAGCGCCCAGCGAAGCCGCTGTTGCTGATGCACATCACCCAGGGGTTGGCGGGAGATGACGTCAATACCGCGCATTATCGCCACCATCTTGAACTGGCGGAAGGCGCGGAAGCTACCCTCATCGAACACTATGTCAGCCTCAACGAGCTGAAGCATTTTACCGGTGCGCGCGTAACGATGAACGTGGCGGCAAATGCCCACTTGCACCATATCAAACTGGCGTTTGAGAATCCGGTCAGTCATCACTTCGCCCATAACGACATTCAGCTGGGCGCAGATGCCACGGCGATCAGCCACAGCTTTTTACTCGGTGATGCAGTATTGCGCCATAACACCAGTACCCAACTGAACGGCGAAAACACCACGCTGCGGATTAACAGCCTGGCGATGCCGGTGAAAAACGAAGTCTGTGACACCCGCACCTGGCTTGAGCATAACAAAGGCTATTGCAATAGTCGGCAACTGCATAAAACCATCGTCAGCGATAAAGGTCGGGCGGTATTCAATGGCCTGATCAACGTGGCACAGCACGCGATTAAAACCGACGGGCAAATGACGAATAATAATTTGCTGCTCGGTAAGCTGTCGGAAGTGGACACCAAGCCGCAGTTGGAAATCTACGCCGATGATGTGAAATGCAGCCACGGTGCGACGGTGGGGCGGATTGACGATGAACAGATGTTCTATTTGCGTTCGCGCGGGATCGGCCAGCAGGATGCTCAACAGATGATTCTCTATGCGTTTGCCGCTGAGCTGACGGAAGCCCTGCGCGATGAAACGCTTAAACAACAGGTTCTGGCGCGGATCGCTCAACGCCTGCCGGGAGGCGTAGCATGA
- the sufE gene encoding cysteine desulfuration protein SufE: MAALPDKEKLLRNFLRCANWEEKYLYIIELGQRLPELNADDRCEKNSIQGCQSQVWIIMRQNADGIIELQGDSDAAIVKGLIAVVFILYDRMTAKDIVNFDVRPWFEKMALAQHLTPSRSQGLEAMIRAIRTQAATLS; encoded by the coding sequence ATGGCTGCTCTACCGGATAAAGAAAAGTTATTGCGCAATTTTTTGCGTTGTGCGAATTGGGAAGAGAAGTATCTGTATATTATTGAATTAGGTCAGCGTTTACCGGAGTTAAATGCTGATGATCGCTGTGAGAAAAATAGTATTCAGGGCTGTCAAAGCCAAGTATGGATCATTATGCGTCAGAATGCTGACGGTATTATTGAATTGCAGGGTGACAGTGATGCGGCGATTGTGAAAGGACTCATTGCTGTGGTATTCATTTTGTATGACCGAATGACCGCCAAGGATATTGTGAATTTTGATGTGCGTCCATGGTTTGAAAAAATGGCGCTGGCGCAGCATCTCACGCCATCGCGTTCACAAGGTCTGGAAGCGATGATTCGCGCTATTCGTACGCAAGCGGCAACTCTTAGCTAA